From a single Streptomyces rubradiris genomic region:
- a CDS encoding ABC transporter ATP-binding protein — MSETKKTDEAAIPQQTSASEGSADREVLLRVEGLTKHFPIKKGILQRQVGAVKAVDGIDFEVRKGETLGVVGESGCGKSTMGRVITRLQDPTGGKITFEGQDITRLSTGQLRPLRRDIQMIFQDPYGSLNPRHTIGSIVSAPFRLQGVEPEGGVKKEVQRLLSLVGLSPEHYNRYPHEFSGGQRQRIGIARALALKPKLVVADEPVSALDVSIQAQVVNLMDDLQQELGLTYVIIAHDLSVVRHVSDRIAVMYLGKIVELADRTSLYETPMHPYTKALMSAVPVPDPKRRGQKNERILLRGDVPSPIAPPSGCRFHTRCWKATEICRTTEPQLVELKPGQRVACHHPENFADQAPQDTVLLSAAKAASELVPDAVVSDGSAEPKPAAEERSAGGKEPAAAEKPAAAKAPAAKDTASEATGSEEAPEATASEPAGAAGSAEAVSEAADTAPAPEAAEAAAAAEPAEEKTGPGAKSTPKATGRTSGKAPGKPSAGSGAEESSDK; from the coding sequence GTGAGTGAGACCAAGAAGACGGACGAGGCCGCGATCCCTCAGCAGACGTCGGCTTCCGAGGGCTCGGCGGACCGCGAGGTGCTGCTCCGGGTCGAGGGCCTGACGAAGCACTTCCCGATCAAGAAGGGCATCCTGCAGCGCCAGGTCGGCGCCGTGAAGGCCGTCGACGGCATCGACTTCGAGGTGCGCAAGGGCGAGACCCTGGGCGTGGTCGGCGAGTCGGGCTGCGGCAAGTCGACCATGGGCCGGGTCATCACCCGCCTCCAGGACCCGACCGGCGGGAAGATCACCTTCGAGGGCCAGGACATCACCCGGCTGAGCACCGGGCAGCTGCGCCCGCTGCGCCGCGACATCCAGATGATCTTCCAGGACCCGTACGGCTCCCTGAACCCCCGCCACACCATCGGCTCGATCGTCTCGGCGCCCTTCCGGCTCCAGGGCGTGGAGCCCGAGGGCGGGGTGAAGAAGGAGGTCCAGCGGCTCCTCTCCCTGGTCGGCCTCAGCCCCGAGCACTACAACCGCTACCCGCACGAGTTCTCCGGCGGTCAGCGCCAGCGCATCGGCATCGCCCGCGCGCTCGCCCTGAAGCCGAAGCTGGTGGTGGCGGACGAGCCGGTCTCCGCGCTGGACGTGTCGATCCAGGCGCAGGTCGTGAACCTGATGGACGACCTCCAGCAGGAGCTGGGCCTGACCTACGTGATCATCGCCCACGACCTGTCGGTGGTCCGGCACGTCTCGGACCGGATCGCGGTGATGTACCTCGGCAAGATCGTGGAGCTGGCCGACCGCACCTCGCTGTACGAGACGCCGATGCATCCGTACACCAAGGCGCTGATGTCGGCGGTGCCGGTGCCGGACCCGAAGCGCCGGGGGCAGAAGAACGAGCGCATCCTGCTGCGCGGCGACGTCCCGTCCCCGATCGCCCCGCCCTCCGGCTGCCGGTTCCACACCCGCTGCTGGAAGGCGACGGAGATCTGCCGGACGACCGAGCCGCAGCTCGTCGAGCTGAAGCCGGGCCAGCGGGTCGCCTGCCACCACCCGGAGAACTTCGCCGACCAGGCCCCGCAGGACACGGTCCTGCTGTCGGCGGCGAAGGCGGCGTCGGAGCTGGTCCCGGACGCGGTCGTCTCCGACGGTTCGGCGGAGCCGAAGCCGGCGGCGGAGGAGAGATCGGCGGGCGGGAAGGAGCCGGCGGCCGCGGAGAAGCCGGCGGCCGCGAAGGCACCTGCCGCGAAGGACACCGCTTCCGAGGCGACCGGCTCCGAGGAGGCTCCCGAGGCGACCGCTTCGGAGCCGGCCGGGGCCGCCGGGTCCGCCGAAGCCGTTTCCGAGGCCGCCGACACCGCCCCGGCCCCCGAAGCCGCCGAGGCCGCCGCGGCGGCGGAGCCGGCCGAGGAGAAGACCGGCCCGGGGGCGAAGTCCACGCCGAAGGCGACCGGGAGGACGAGCGGGAAGGCGCCCGGCAAGCCGTCGGCCGGGAGCGGCGCCGAGGAGTCGTCCGACAAGTAA